The following nucleotide sequence is from Juglans microcarpa x Juglans regia isolate MS1-56 chromosome 6D, Jm3101_v1.0, whole genome shotgun sequence.
TGGGATGCGTTTGCTTTTTGAATTAGTGGCATATGTGTAACTTGTTCTTCCACAATTGCTAACATGGCGCAACATGAGGCGTATGAACTCATTTAGTCTTGCACATCACTCCTAGTCCCACTCCCACAAACAAAGGTATGCGTCATTTTCAGAATTGTAAAGGGAGTTGTAAAGTAGTGGTTAATtctgatgttttttttttttttgataagtaataataagAAATAGGCATAGGCCCAAGgacacaggacgtatacaaaagaaacacctacaacttccaaaaacgaaaagaaactaacaccagaaaactaaaacaaatgcAGAAAATTTTCCTCCATTACAAAAGCTTTAACCCAAGAACTCAAAGTACACAAGAACAAATCCCTAAGCTCTCCCAATGAGCGTTCTTTATCTTCgaagcatctcccatttctAAGATAAAGTCTTCAATCCATATTACTTCTCTGCTTATCATAACAGTTTGTGGCTGTCAAAGTTAGGATTTAGAGAGAAGCAATGGAGGAGGGAAAATGATGGGTAGTTCAAAACATCTTGTCCTAACCTCCactattacattatatataacttAGCTTACATTTTACATTTATACCCTCATGGGTAATACTTATACAATTATGCCCTTCTAACAGTGACCATGTGCGTGACACGTGTCCAgtacatatatgaaaaaatttgtcAATCAATAGGGTTATCATATTCTAATTCCTGAATTGCTTTGCAGGAGATGTTCATGGGCAGTTTTCAGATCTTTTACGATTGTTTGAGTATGGTGGGTATCCGCCTGAAGCCAATTATTTATTCTTAGGTGACTATGTTGATCGGGGTAAGCAGAGCATAGAGACAATATGCCTTCTCCTTGCATACAAGGTCAAATACAAAGAAAACTTCTTTCTTCTCAGGGGCAACCATGAATGTGCATCCATTAATCGTATATATGGGTTCTATGATGAGTGCAAGAGGAGGTTTAGTGTTCGTGTCTGGAAGATATTTACTGACTGTTTTAACTGTCTGCCGGTTGCCGCACTTATAGATGAGAAGATCCTTTGTATGCATGGTGGATTGTCTcctgatttgaaaaatttggatCAGATTAGGAATATTGCTCGCCCTGTTGATGTGCCAGAACAGGGCCTTCTCTGTGATCTATTATGGGCTGATCCTGATAAAGACGTGGAAGGCTGGGGAGAGAATGATCGGGGTGTGTCATATACATTTGGGGCTGACAAGGTTGCTGAATTCCTTCAAAAACATGATCTTGACCTCATCTGCAGAGCTCACCAGGTAATGCAAGGTTTAAATCAAACTTTCAGCATGTGCATGCTCATGAGCATATAGAAACTATAATGTATTACACTGATGCCTATCTttcatatttggatttaggcTTTCTCCAAATCATCATCATATACGCTGTGATATACAGATGATtattgattattaaaaaaagatcaCTATTGATTTGGACAAGGACAAGCTTGAAAATTTAACAAAGAATGTTGTTCTTACTTCTTAGGTTGGACTGAATTGTGAAAGAGGTTCAAATTGCCACCCTGGGATTAAggtttatttgggttgttgtcATTGTTGGATTAGGCTGAAGTAGTTTTAAAAGTAgcatgtaaatattatatacctTTTTCGGGTTTAGGGAAATGAGCCAAGTTACTCAATGTGTGTTCTCATGGTCGTCCTTATTTGTTGGGTACAACCATTCAACAATATGGTGTTATGTCCATAATTGTAGCTCTGTGCACCATACTAACAGGGTAGACTGGTTTTACCGACCGGAAGCTTAATATGGAACACTACTTttatgtgcatgttgttttatgCCTGAAAATATTTCTACCAGAGACCTAGGATTTATTTACTCTCTCTTTTATCACTGTTTGCTA
It contains:
- the LOC121234349 gene encoding serine/threonine-protein phosphatase PP1 isoform X2 — protein: MEETLLDDIIRRLTGAKVGRTTKQVQLTESEIRQLCLSSKEIFLSQPNLLELEAPVKICGDVHGQFSDLLRLFEYGGYPPEANYLFLGDYVDRGKQSIETICLLLAYKVKYKENFFLLRGNHECASINRIYGFYDECKRRFSVRVWKIFTDCFNCLPVAALIDEKILCMHGGLSPDLKNLDQIRNIARPVDVPEQGLLCDLLWADPDKDVEGWGENDRGVSYTFGADKVAEFLQKHDLDLICRAHQVVEDGYEFFAKRQLVTIFSAPNYCGEFDNAGAMMSVDDTLTCSFQILKSSEKKGKGGKG
- the LOC121234349 gene encoding serine/threonine-protein phosphatase PP1 isoform X1, whose protein sequence is MEETLLDDIIRRLTGAKVGRTTKQVQLTESEIRQLCLSSKEIFLSQPNLLELEAPVKICGDVHGQFSDLLRLFEYGGYPPEANYLFLGDYVDRGKQSIETICLLLAYKVKYKENFFLLRGNHECASINRIYGFYDECKRRFSVRVWKIFTDCFNCLPVAALIDEKILCMHGGLSPDLKNLDQIRNIARPVDVPEQGLLCDLLWADPDKDVEGWGENDRGVSYTFGADKVAEFLQKHDLDLICRAHQVVEDGYEFFAKRQLVTIFSAPNYCGEFDNAGAMMSVDDTLTCSFQILKSSEKKGKVGFGNMLRPGTPPHKGGKG